A portion of the Eubacterium maltosivorans genome contains these proteins:
- a CDS encoding glycoside hydrolase family 3 C-terminal domain-containing protein, which produces MDSSLITKLRRKLNLEQMASLCSGENNWETKSYDELGIPKVVMSDGPHGLRVEAKKEEGKIGVGGSLPATCFPPATLAACSFDERLVREMAAAIAREAHAAGVDLILGPGLNIKRSPLCGRNFEYYSEDPYLSGHLAKAFVEGAQGEHTGATLKHFLGNNQETHRMTVNALIDERALREIYLKGFEIAVKEAGPMAVMCSYNSINGEFLSQNKRFLTEILRNEWGFDGVVMTDWGAVYDRVKGVKAGLDLEMPGSGGVNDRKIFDAIREGKLKKTKLNEMAERLIAFALEAEENRQAAGTPEPVDINKQHLLARRIAAESMVLLKNKDSLLPLDKEKLESIAVIGKMAFDPRYQGSGSSKINPYRIEAPYEAIADETGDKVRLLTAQGYSDSSEEKHRRIVAEAAETAGKADVAVVFAGLPDKLESEGYDRTSLKLPENQLEMIQRVCEEQPDTIVVLFNGGVVDLAFEDQPKAVLEAWLGGQAVGAAVSDILFGCVNPSGRLAETIPMRLEDTPAYINFPGTEDSVNYGESIFVGYRYYDYVNRPVRYPFGFGLSYTTFEYSNIKVSAADDGTVMASCCVKNTGKRAGKEVVQLYTGKPDGKVQRPIRELRGFTKIDLEPGEEKVVAFELSKDDFTYFNPTVGAWTQEEGPHRVSIGASSRDIRLEAEVALPAPPLPKLTRYSYMDDFMANPRGRQVIEVIMSQFQSVTGQTIDTEDAFFMTMLHGTPVSKIVTFTNGLLSDKSVDRILEFVNGEDDSENFDIRCLFEDKEEKKNWFQSMLEGVFGKKEDNAFYTVDCPVRDLMANPETRAVLAKYCPDEYMNGEIMDMIISMGVTMRKVQKLIPDEYYPYSLLTTIDEELRQIEKDKKEEI; this is translated from the coding sequence ATGGATTCTTCTTTAATTACCAAATTGAGAAGAAAACTGAATCTGGAGCAGATGGCATCCCTCTGTTCCGGCGAAAATAACTGGGAGACCAAGTCCTACGACGAGCTTGGAATTCCCAAGGTAGTGATGTCAGACGGCCCTCACGGCCTGCGGGTTGAGGCGAAAAAAGAGGAAGGGAAAATCGGCGTGGGCGGCAGCCTTCCCGCGACCTGTTTTCCTCCGGCAACTCTTGCGGCCTGCAGTTTTGACGAAAGGCTGGTCCGGGAGATGGCCGCCGCCATCGCCAGAGAAGCCCACGCGGCCGGTGTGGATCTGATTCTGGGGCCAGGGCTGAATATCAAGCGTTCGCCTTTGTGCGGCCGGAATTTTGAATATTATTCCGAGGACCCGTACCTGTCCGGCCATCTGGCGAAGGCCTTTGTCGAGGGCGCCCAGGGGGAACACACCGGAGCGACCTTAAAGCATTTCCTGGGGAATAATCAGGAAACACACCGAATGACAGTCAATGCGCTCATTGATGAACGCGCCTTACGCGAAATCTATTTAAAGGGCTTTGAAATCGCGGTAAAGGAGGCTGGGCCAATGGCGGTTATGTGCTCCTACAACAGTATAAACGGTGAGTTTTTATCTCAGAATAAGCGATTCCTGACAGAAATTTTGAGAAATGAGTGGGGCTTCGACGGTGTTGTGATGACCGACTGGGGCGCTGTTTATGACCGCGTAAAGGGTGTGAAGGCCGGACTTGACCTGGAGATGCCGGGAAGCGGCGGCGTCAATGACCGCAAAATATTTGACGCCATCAGAGAAGGAAAGCTTAAAAAGACAAAGCTCAATGAGATGGCGGAGCGGCTCATCGCATTTGCCCTTGAGGCAGAGGAGAACCGCCAGGCAGCGGGGACGCCAGAGCCGGTTGATATTAACAAGCAGCACCTGCTGGCGCGGCGCATTGCGGCTGAGAGCATGGTTCTGCTCAAAAATAAAGACAGTCTGCTGCCCCTTGACAAAGAAAAACTGGAGAGCATTGCCGTGATCGGAAAAATGGCATTTGATCCCAGGTATCAGGGCTCAGGGAGCTCGAAGATTAATCCTTACCGGATCGAGGCCCCTTATGAAGCCATTGCAGATGAAACTGGGGACAAGGTAAGGCTGCTGACAGCTCAGGGCTATTCGGACAGCTCTGAGGAAAAGCACAGAAGGATTGTGGCAGAGGCGGCGGAGACAGCTGGAAAAGCCGATGTGGCAGTAGTGTTCGCCGGATTACCGGATAAACTGGAGTCCGAGGGTTATGACCGCACCTCTCTTAAGCTGCCTGAAAACCAGCTTGAAATGATCCAGCGTGTGTGTGAAGAACAGCCCGATACCATTGTCGTATTATTTAATGGCGGCGTGGTTGATCTGGCATTTGAAGACCAGCCGAAAGCTGTCCTGGAAGCCTGGCTTGGCGGCCAGGCCGTAGGTGCTGCGGTTTCGGATATTTTGTTTGGCTGTGTCAACCCATCTGGGCGGCTGGCGGAGACGATTCCCATGCGTCTGGAGGATACGCCTGCTTATATCAATTTTCCTGGAACAGAGGATAGTGTCAATTATGGTGAGAGTATTTTTGTAGGATACCGCTATTATGACTATGTGAATCGGCCAGTGCGTTATCCCTTTGGTTTTGGCCTCAGCTATACCACCTTTGAATACAGCAATATAAAGGTTTCAGCGGCCGATGACGGCACCGTGATGGCCAGCTGCTGTGTCAAAAATACTGGAAAACGCGCGGGAAAAGAAGTGGTTCAGCTGTATACTGGAAAGCCGGACGGAAAGGTCCAGCGGCCAATCCGGGAGCTGAGAGGCTTTACAAAAATTGATCTGGAACCCGGAGAGGAAAAGGTGGTTGCTTTTGAACTCTCTAAAGATGACTTCACTTATTTTAATCCGACTGTTGGCGCCTGGACCCAGGAGGAAGGACCACACCGGGTTTCCATTGGCGCGTCGAGCCGTGATATTCGTCTTGAAGCCGAGGTTGCGCTGCCTGCCCCGCCGCTTCCAAAGCTTACGCGATACTCCTATATGGATGATTTCATGGCAAATCCGAGGGGGCGTCAGGTGATCGAGGTGATCATGTCCCAGTTCCAGAGCGTAACAGGGCAGACCATTGACACCGAGGATGCTTTTTTCATGACAATGCTGCACGGCACCCCGGTTTCAAAAATTGTGACCTTTACCAACGGGCTGCTGAGCGATAAAAGTGTGGATCGGATTCTGGAATTTGTCAACGGTGAGGATGACAGCGAAAACTTTGACATCCGCTGCCTTTTTGAGGATAAGGAAGAAAAGAAGAACTGGTTCCAATCCATGTTGGAGGGCGTTTTTGGTAAAAAAGAGGACAATGCTTTTTATACCGTCGACTGTCCGGTCCGCGACCTGATGGCGAATCCTGAAACAAGAGCTGTGCTGGCGAAATACTGCCCGGACGAGTACATGAACGGCGAAATTATGGATATGATCATCAGCATGGGGGTCACCATGCGCAAGGTACAGAAGCTGATCCCGGATGAGTACTATCCCTACAGCCTGCTCACCACCATTGATGAAGAGTTGAGGCAGATCGAAAAAGATAAAAAAGAAGAAATATAA
- a CDS encoding MerR family transcriptional regulator: MTISEVAKKYNLSADTIRYYERIGLIPRVNRNASGIRDFTENDCGWVEFIKCMRGAGLPIEALIDYVALFQQGDITVQARKSILVEQRDVLVERMKEMQSTLERLNQKIEHYEEGLHVAEKRLQKREA; encoded by the coding sequence ATGACCATTTCGGAAGTGGCAAAAAAATACAATCTTTCTGCGGATACAATCCGCTATTATGAACGGATCGGGCTGATCCCCAGAGTAAACCGGAACGCCAGCGGGATTCGTGATTTTACAGAAAATGACTGCGGCTGGGTGGAGTTTATCAAATGTATGCGCGGGGCAGGGCTGCCCATTGAGGCTCTGATCGACTATGTCGCCCTTTTTCAGCAGGGGGACATAACCGTCCAGGCCCGCAAATCCATTTTGGTTGAACAGCGGGACGTGCTGGTAGAGCGCATGAAAGAAATGCAGAGTACGCTGGAGCGTCTGAACCAGAAGATTGAGCATTATGAGGAGGGGCTCCATGTCGCAGAGAAGCGCCTTCAAAAAAGAGAAGCCTAG
- the tsaB gene encoding tRNA (adenosine(37)-N6)-threonylcarbamoyltransferase complex dimerization subunit type 1 TsaB gives MKVLTVDTATIVATAAVVDENKLICETIVNFQKKHSEKLMPAIDHMLKDAGLTIQDMDAFGIVNGPGSFTGLRIGMATVKGFAQALDKPVIPVSTLEALAYNLSYADGVVCPILDAQRSQVYTGLFRFNEEEGLVAELEDSVMDIEALIGILQNYADGPIYLLGDGVPRFYETMAEALPGIIKVKQHLSMNRASSAGTLAVERALKKQWQDYKSVEPVYIRPSYAEEQKK, from the coding sequence ATGAAAGTTTTGACAGTTGATACTGCCACGATCGTCGCCACCGCGGCGGTGGTGGACGAAAATAAATTGATTTGCGAGACCATCGTCAATTTTCAGAAAAAGCATTCTGAAAAGCTGATGCCTGCCATCGACCATATGCTGAAGGACGCCGGCCTGACCATTCAGGATATGGACGCCTTTGGCATTGTTAACGGTCCAGGCTCCTTTACGGGACTGCGCATTGGCATGGCGACCGTCAAGGGCTTCGCCCAGGCGCTCGATAAGCCGGTGATCCCTGTTTCTACCCTGGAAGCACTGGCTTATAACCTGTCCTATGCAGACGGCGTAGTCTGCCCGATTCTTGATGCCCAACGTTCACAGGTCTATACGGGCCTGTTTCGCTTTAACGAGGAGGAAGGTCTGGTAGCCGAGCTTGAGGATTCCGTCATGGATATCGAAGCTCTTATCGGAATTTTGCAGAATTATGCCGATGGCCCGATTTATCTGCTGGGAGACGGCGTTCCGCGTTTTTATGAAACGATGGCAGAGGCCCTGCCGGGGATCATTAAGGTGAAGCAGCATTTATCCATGAACCGCGCTTCATCGGCGGGTACGCTGGCGGTTGAGCGCGCGCTCAAAAAGCAGTGGCAGGATTATAAAAGCGTCGAGCCGGTTTATATTCGTCCTTCCTATGCCGAAGAGCAGAAAAAGTAG
- the rimI gene encoding ribosomal protein S18-alanine N-acetyltransferase, producing MTAKIREMQEQDAPRLYEIGQACGLGSWSLESYINEYNNPIARYLVVEAEGLAVGFAGIWCVVDEAQVMNVGILGRYRQKGLGTLLMEALINTARAQGCSSMTLEVKETNTAAICLYKKMGFSATSIRENYYPDHVNGLMMRRGDLG from the coding sequence ATGACAGCGAAAATACGTGAGATGCAGGAGCAGGACGCTCCCCGCTTATATGAAATTGGACAGGCATGCGGCTTGGGTTCATGGTCGCTCGAGTCCTACATCAATGAATACAACAATCCCATTGCCAGATATCTGGTAGTGGAGGCTGAGGGCCTGGCAGTTGGTTTTGCGGGTATCTGGTGTGTGGTGGATGAGGCGCAGGTTATGAATGTTGGAATTTTAGGGAGATACCGGCAAAAGGGCCTAGGTACCCTGCTTATGGAGGCTTTGATCAATACCGCCAGAGCCCAGGGGTGCAGCTCTATGACTCTGGAGGTCAAGGAAACCAACACGGCCGCGATTTGCCTTTATAAAAAAATGGGTTTCTCGGCCACCAGTATTCGTGAGAACTATTACCCAGACCACGTGAACGGCCTTATGATGAGGAGGGGTGATCTTGGATAA
- a CDS encoding TIGR01906 family membrane protein: MDKKSLATAIIVGIVFPVFVLITSMEFAVFNRGFFLDQLDKNNVSQTTGIAPKELPAVTDQIFAFLKGEREDFNIYAEKENDLYVPLFNQEELIHMEDVRGLLKAAVIVQTVCGVLLLAGLILLFFWDRTAIAKAVFGGAVFGLILLLASGLAAVFDFTSVFQAAHRLVFTNDYWYLDPSESVLINIVPEPYFIALGLRIVTIAAVVCLICAVGGGFLSRRLARRKFMKNSKRKF, translated from the coding sequence TTGGATAAAAAATCTTTAGCAACAGCGATCATTGTGGGGATTGTTTTCCCTGTTTTTGTGCTTATAACTTCGATGGAGTTTGCGGTGTTTAACCGCGGCTTTTTTCTGGATCAGCTAGATAAAAATAACGTATCTCAGACAACAGGCATTGCGCCCAAAGAGCTGCCGGCTGTGACAGACCAGATCTTTGCTTTCCTGAAGGGGGAGCGGGAGGATTTTAATATTTATGCCGAGAAGGAAAATGATCTGTACGTGCCGCTTTTTAATCAGGAGGAGCTGATCCACATGGAGGATGTGCGCGGCCTTTTAAAGGCGGCAGTCATTGTTCAGACCGTGTGCGGCGTTCTGCTTCTGGCAGGGCTTATTCTGCTTTTTTTCTGGGATCGGACGGCGATTGCGAAAGCTGTTTTTGGTGGCGCTGTTTTCGGACTGATACTGCTTCTGGCATCCGGCCTTGCAGCTGTCTTTGACTTCACATCTGTTTTTCAGGCGGCGCACCGGCTGGTTTTCACCAATGATTACTGGTATCTGGACCCGAGTGAGAGTGTTTTGATCAACATTGTGCCTGAGCCATATTTTATTGCTCTTGGCCTGAGAATCGTCACGATTGCAGCAGTGGTCTGCCTGATCTGCGCAGTGGGCGGCGGTTTTTTGAGCCGGCGTCTTGCCAGACGAAAGTTTATGAAAAATTCAAAAAGAAAATTTTAG
- the tsaD gene encoding tRNA (adenosine(37)-N6)-threonylcarbamoyltransferase complex transferase subunit TsaD produces the protein MKILSIETSCDETSVAVVEDGRKVLTNRIYSQIDIHKKYGGVVPEIASRNHVMKLPYIIEEALEESGLGFSDLDAIAVTNGPGLVGALLIGVSEAKALAYSLGLPLIGVNHIEGHIAANFLQYPDLEPPFLTLVVSGGHSHLVMVRDYQTFEIIGKTRDDAAGEAYDKISRVLGLGYPGGPAIDRSARKGNPHAVEFPRVFLEKESYDFSFSGLKSAVLNYLNGKKMKEEAIVVEDVAASFQLAVIEVLVEKTIHCALAQKADKICMAGGVSANSLLRGMMQEKAEENGLELYYPAPILCTDNAAMIGSMAYYNYINDVKSDLYLNAVPGLKIGSR, from the coding sequence ATGAAGATATTAAGTATTGAGACATCCTGTGATGAAACCTCGGTCGCAGTGGTTGAGGACGGAAGAAAAGTTCTGACCAACCGGATTTACTCACAGATCGATATTCATAAAAAATATGGTGGTGTGGTACCTGAGATCGCATCCAGAAATCATGTGATGAAGCTGCCCTATATTATTGAGGAGGCCCTTGAGGAAAGTGGGCTCGGGTTTTCAGACCTCGACGCTATTGCGGTGACAAACGGCCCGGGGCTGGTAGGCGCGCTTTTGATCGGCGTTTCCGAGGCTAAGGCTCTAGCTTACAGTCTGGGGCTGCCTTTAATCGGCGTCAATCACATTGAAGGGCATATCGCTGCGAATTTTCTCCAGTATCCGGACCTGGAACCGCCATTTTTAACCTTGGTGGTATCCGGCGGCCACAGCCATCTGGTGATGGTGCGTGATTACCAGACTTTTGAGATCATCGGGAAAACAAGAGATGACGCGGCCGGAGAAGCCTACGATAAGATTTCAAGGGTCTTAGGCCTGGGATACCCCGGAGGTCCTGCCATCGACAGATCGGCCAGGAAGGGAAATCCTCATGCGGTTGAGTTTCCAAGAGTATTTTTGGAAAAGGAGAGCTATGATTTCAGCTTTAGTGGCTTAAAATCCGCAGTGTTGAATTATCTTAACGGCAAAAAGATGAAGGAAGAAGCCATTGTCGTGGAAGACGTGGCAGCTTCTTTTCAGCTGGCAGTCATTGAGGTGCTGGTTGAAAAGACCATTCACTGCGCCCTTGCCCAAAAGGCAGATAAAATCTGTATGGCCGGCGGCGTTTCAGCCAACAGCCTGCTGCGGGGAATGATGCAGGAAAAGGCAGAGGAAAACGGCCTTGAGCTTTATTATCCAGCACCCATATTGTGTACAGACAATGCGGCGATGATCGGCTCCATGGCTTATTACAACTATATTAATGATGTGAAAAGCGACTTGTATTTAAACGCTGTGCCGGGGCTGAAGATCGGCAGCAGATAA
- a CDS encoding Nramp family divalent metal transporter produces MNRIRQWLQGGSHSEHKGGLEILKYIGPGLLVTVGFIDPGNWASNVAAGAEYGYSLLWMVTLSTIMLIILQHNAAHLGIATGYCMSEAASQYLPKWLSVPVLSTAVLATIATVMAEVLGGAIALEMLFSIPIKIGSILVTALALFLLLSNSYKKLERWIIGFVSLIGVSFLIEILMVHVDWGAAAVSWVKPSTPPGSMLVIMSVLGAVVMPHNLFLHSEIIQSRQWNTKEESVIKNQLKFEFTDTLVSMIIGWAINSAMILMAAATFYKAGFQVTELSQAADMLKPLVGPGASLLFAFALLLAGISSSVTAGMAGGTIVAGMFKEPYDIHDRHSQLGIIGIFLASLIIIFFVTDPFMGLVYSQMLLSIQLPITIFLQIYLTTSRKIMGKFANGRIDFTILLVVGLLVTALNIMLLVSSF; encoded by the coding sequence TTGAATCGAATCAGGCAATGGCTTCAGGGCGGTTCTCATAGTGAGCACAAAGGCGGCCTTGAAATATTAAAATACATTGGTCCGGGATTGCTGGTGACCGTGGGCTTTATCGACCCAGGCAACTGGGCTTCTAATGTAGCGGCCGGCGCGGAATATGGCTATTCGCTGTTGTGGATGGTAACGCTATCGACCATTATGCTCATTATTTTACAGCATAACGCTGCCCATCTGGGCATTGCGACCGGCTACTGTATGTCGGAGGCGGCCAGCCAGTATCTGCCTAAATGGCTCAGTGTGCCTGTTCTGTCGACCGCGGTTTTGGCCACCATTGCCACTGTCATGGCAGAGGTGCTGGGAGGTGCCATTGCGTTGGAAATGCTTTTTTCGATCCCCATAAAAATCGGCTCGATCCTGGTAACGGCTCTGGCGCTCTTTTTGCTTTTAAGCAATTCCTATAAAAAACTGGAACGCTGGATTATCGGTTTTGTGTCGCTGATCGGTGTTTCTTTCTTAATCGAAATACTTATGGTTCATGTCGACTGGGGCGCTGCCGCTGTTTCCTGGGTTAAGCCCTCAACGCCGCCGGGTTCCATGCTGGTCATCATGAGTGTGCTGGGCGCGGTGGTAATGCCGCATAACCTCTTTCTGCACTCTGAAATTATCCAGAGCCGTCAGTGGAATACGAAGGAAGAATCCGTTATTAAAAATCAGCTGAAGTTTGAGTTTACGGATACGCTGGTTTCCATGATTATCGGATGGGCGATCAACAGCGCCATGATCTTGATGGCCGCAGCCACCTTTTATAAAGCGGGATTCCAGGTCACAGAGCTCTCTCAGGCCGCGGACATGCTCAAGCCGCTGGTGGGCCCGGGTGCATCGCTCCTCTTTGCTTTCGCCCTTCTGCTGGCAGGAATCAGCTCGTCCGTCACCGCGGGAATGGCGGGGGGCACTATTGTTGCGGGGATGTTCAAGGAGCCTTACGATATTCATGACCGTCACAGCCAGCTTGGGATCATTGGCATCTTTCTGGCATCGCTGATTATTATCTTCTTTGTAACCGACCCGTTTATGGGTCTGGTCTACAGCCAGATGCTTCTGTCCATCCAGCTGCCCATCACGATTTTCCTGCAGATTTACCTGACCACCTCCAGGAAAATTATGGGGAAATTTGCCAATGGCAGGATTGACTTTACGATTCTGCTGGTCGTCGGACTGCTGGTAACAGCGCTTAACATCATGCTGCTGGTGAGCAGCTTTTAG
- a CDS encoding sigma-54 interaction domain-containing protein has protein sequence MKDAINISLDELSQIEDYCLSAVNRCGEFVCYSKGCELIEGYDHGEVLGKKPNDLYHKAKTRKEEKSKSLIMETLRTGKSLKNVINVYETNHHQKITSVCSTYPLFDQEQKLRLVLCVYREISDYLNMVSVINKQKIELKSSEDFEYHNGTKYVFESIVGESPKIKKCIEQAKIASKTLEPILIYGETGTGKELFAQSIHNASVYYKKNFVAVNCAAIPENLLESTLFGTRKGSFTGALDTKGLLYEAEGSTLFLDELNSMDIRMQSKLLRVLETGKYRRVGETEERSCSVRIISAVNREPQKLIQEGKLRADLYYRLAVFDINLPALRERVQDIKILTAFFLETLGPVLGKKVTSISPEVGKKFSEYSWPGNVRELRHVLHQSICMMKNNDLVLDEEHLPEYIQSFESSYHFSEKMVIHENMDLKNTLDQYEKDLIEAALEKNNFNITRTAETLNITRQSLHHKINKYELKAL, from the coding sequence ATGAAGGATGCTATAAACATTAGCCTTGACGAGCTGTCACAGATAGAAGATTATTGCCTGTCCGCTGTTAATCGTTGTGGAGAGTTTGTCTGTTATTCGAAAGGCTGTGAATTAATTGAAGGTTATGACCATGGGGAGGTTCTTGGTAAAAAACCAAATGATTTGTACCATAAAGCGAAGACGCGAAAAGAGGAAAAGTCGAAATCGCTTATTATGGAAACACTGAGAACAGGAAAATCGCTTAAAAATGTAATCAATGTTTATGAGACGAATCATCATCAGAAAATAACGTCGGTTTGCAGCACCTATCCTTTATTTGACCAAGAGCAAAAACTTCGTCTGGTGTTGTGTGTGTACAGGGAAATTTCTGATTATTTAAACATGGTTTCCGTCATAAACAAACAAAAGATTGAGCTGAAAAGCAGTGAAGATTTTGAATATCACAATGGTACAAAATATGTTTTTGAAAGTATTGTTGGAGAAAGCCCAAAAATAAAAAAGTGTATCGAACAGGCAAAAATTGCGTCGAAAACACTGGAGCCTATTCTGATATATGGTGAAACCGGGACTGGAAAAGAGCTGTTTGCGCAGAGTATTCATAACGCCAGTGTGTATTACAAGAAAAATTTTGTAGCAGTAAACTGTGCCGCCATTCCGGAAAATTTACTGGAGTCCACTCTTTTTGGCACGCGTAAAGGCTCTTTTACAGGGGCTTTGGACACAAAGGGCCTCTTGTATGAAGCGGAAGGCAGCACCTTGTTCTTAGATGAGCTCAACTCGATGGATATACGAATGCAGTCTAAACTTTTGCGTGTTCTGGAAACGGGTAAATACCGGAGAGTCGGCGAAACAGAGGAGAGAAGCTGCAGCGTGCGAATTATCAGCGCAGTCAACAGGGAGCCGCAAAAATTAATTCAGGAGGGTAAATTAAGAGCGGATTTATACTATCGCTTGGCAGTCTTTGATATTAATCTTCCAGCTTTAAGAGAACGAGTTCAGGATATAAAAATACTAACGGCCTTTTTTCTGGAAACACTGGGACCAGTGTTGGGTAAAAAGGTGACAAGCATTTCACCAGAAGTGGGAAAAAAGTTTTCAGAGTACTCCTGGCCGGGTAATGTAAGAGAACTCAGACACGTGCTGCATCAGAGTATTTGTATGATGAAAAACAATGATCTGGTTTTGGATGAGGAACATTTGCCTGAATATATACAATCGTTTGAAAGTAGTTACCATTTTTCTGAAAAAATGGTTATACATGAAAATATGGACTTGAAAAATACATTGGATCAATATGAAAAAGATTTGATCGAAGCGGCATTAGAAAAAAATAACTTCAATATTACAAGAACGGCAGAGACGCTTAATATAACCAGGCAGTCACTGCATCATAAAATCAACAAATATGAACTAAAGGCTCTCTAG
- a CDS encoding MFS transporter yields the protein MSKIKRNFLVGLISIMVGLIYFIPYIRFSFYDQFVAAFQLTNFEFGNLGSIYGLVSLFCYPVGGVLADKFSSRVMLAASFFASMALTFWEASFPDYTSLVIISALFAVFNAGTMWAAYIKLLRSLGNENEQGKIFGTSEALRGIISAIAGFIFLGLLSLFTSQISGMRMILLSFGVIYGLFGVLSIIFLPKTEKKQNELSTDTEDAAKESGILCKISRVLKLPGTWLLSIFMFSCYCVIMSGVNYLGTYATQILGISEELSAGLAIFRNYIVVVLAGILGGILADKAKSKLIFIIYLLCGIVICSGISPFLTSVAILSIAVSMILAFLYYSVKSIYFSVMGEGGIPLELTGIATGIISFIAFIPDAFMTSLMGSWIDADPVSGFNKIFIWMVAWSIIAAVFAFIIYRKGRKNR from the coding sequence ATGTCTAAGATAAAACGTAACTTTTTAGTCGGATTAATCAGTATAATGGTCGGGCTAATCTATTTTATTCCCTATATTCGCTTTTCTTTTTATGATCAGTTTGTCGCTGCTTTTCAGCTGACAAACTTTGAGTTTGGTAATTTAGGATCAATCTATGGGCTGGTTTCACTTTTCTGTTACCCGGTCGGCGGCGTCCTGGCTGATAAATTCAGCTCTCGTGTAATGCTGGCGGCTTCCTTCTTTGCCAGTATGGCTCTGACTTTCTGGGAAGCTTCATTTCCTGATTATACTTCCCTGGTCATTATCAGCGCACTCTTTGCAGTTTTTAACGCCGGTACCATGTGGGCCGCTTATATTAAACTGCTGCGAAGCCTCGGAAATGAGAACGAACAGGGTAAAATCTTTGGAACAAGCGAGGCTTTACGCGGCATTATCAGCGCCATTGCCGGCTTTATCTTTCTGGGACTGCTGAGCCTTTTTACCAGCCAAATCTCAGGTATGCGTATGATTTTGCTGTCATTTGGCGTTATCTATGGCCTTTTCGGTGTTTTAAGCATCATCTTTCTTCCAAAAACCGAAAAAAAGCAGAACGAATTGTCAACGGATACTGAGGACGCTGCGAAGGAATCCGGTATACTCTGTAAAATCAGCAGAGTGCTCAAACTTCCTGGAACCTGGCTGCTTTCCATTTTCATGTTCAGCTGCTATTGTGTCATCATGTCTGGTGTAAACTATCTGGGAACATATGCCACCCAAATTTTAGGAATTTCTGAGGAACTTTCGGCAGGACTCGCTATTTTCAGAAACTATATTGTCGTGGTGCTGGCCGGTATACTTGGCGGTATTTTAGCCGATAAAGCAAAATCAAAATTGATTTTTATTATTTACCTGCTCTGTGGAATCGTAATCTGCTCTGGAATCAGTCCTTTCCTGACATCTGTGGCAATACTTTCTATTGCCGTCTCAATGATATTAGCCTTTTTATACTATAGTGTAAAATCCATATACTTTTCAGTTATGGGTGAAGGTGGGATTCCACTGGAATTAACCGGCATCGCAACAGGCATTATATCCTTTATTGCGTTTATTCCTGACGCATTCATGACTTCGCTCATGGGCTCCTGGATTGACGCCGACCCAGTCAGCGGCTTTAACAAAATATTTATATGGATGGTTGCCTGGTCCATTATTGCCGCTGTATTTGCCTTTATTATTTATCGAAAAGGAAGAAAAAACAGGTGA